The sequence AGAAATTGACATATATGTAATGTCTAAAAAACTAAGAGTCTGCACTCTCTGTGCTGAAACAAGGGCCGCTAGGGCAATCAACTTCTCGCTTAGAAGTAACAGATTAAGTCTTGCATTATTATCCAGTGAACATAAGTAATCTAACACTTGAGACACTTCCCAAGTGGTGTTGTAACGTGGCTTGGGCGGTTCTTTATTAAAAATGCCTTTCAACACTCGTGATACCAGCGGGTGCTTGCCAACGGGAAACCCATCAATAGAGGGCAGCACAGATGATAAGGCTGACCGATACGAGTTTATTGTTCTGTAATTTTTCCCTAGCACATGCTGGTCAGACAAAAAATTTACGATATTGGCGATAGATGAGCTAAATGGATCAAGCGATTGTTTGCGGCACCAACTAATCCACTGCTTCCAAGCTGAGTCATACTGCTTGTTGGTATTGTTGCGCCAAGAATGTGCGATGAGCTCGGAAGCTTGCTCTGAAATTCCTGCTGTTCTCCAACGTTCGCTGAGATAGTCCAGGCGAGCAACTTCAGCTCGGGCATTGGAATGGGAAGGGGAATTAGGCAGTCCCGTGGTaggaggaggggtggggctACCAGGAGCTGAAGGATGAGCGGGAACCACGGTTGTGCCCTCCACAGAGGGGCGATCAAGACTGTTTTCTGGCAGTTGTCCCTGCGGACTTTGCGAAGGACCCTGGGAAGTAGACAAAATGGAGGAAAAACATAGGGATGTAAAAATTCCCATGAAATTGAAAAGGCATCGATAGCCTTAGCAAGGGGGTCTTGTTTCCAAGACACATACTGAACCAATTTCCTATTGGCGCTGGATGCGAAAAGATCAACCTCGGGTCTGAAGGAAAGTTTAgataaaagcaaagaaaatatgtcAGGACGAAGACTAATTTCCTTATTCATATCTCTGCGAGACAGACTATCTGCTTCTGTGTTAGCAACGCCAGCCAAGTGGGAAGCAGATAGCCAACAGTTGCGGTCTAGCGACCACGCCCAAATGTCACATGACAATCTATTAAGCAGTAGAATACTACcgcccattttcttgacatacgTGACGGCTGTACTATTGTCTGACTTAATATGAATGTGTTGGTTATGGGAGGTGTCGCACAGGGAGGCAAGGCCTCGATGAATGGCAAGTAATTCTAGCGCattgatatgcaaattagcttcCTCTCGAGACCAGACACCTTGAGCAAAGGAATTATCATTCACACAGAGTGCACCCCACCCTGAGGTGCTGGCATCTGTATGAATTGTCAATGAGATGACAGGAATGTCAATACGGGACCTAAATTCCTCACGTGGCAAGGAAAGCCACCAATGAATTTCTTCAATGGCATTATTGTTAAGTGAAAAAGATGCATCAAATTTACCACCTGACGCTTGCAGTGCTTTGGTTTTGCACGACTCTAGAACACGGTAATGCAAACGACCCGTCGGTACGGCATCAAATGAAGAAGTAAGAAAGCCAATAAACTTTGCTAAATCTCGAATTTTCATCGAGGGAGAAGACAAAATATGGTGCCCAAGATTTCTTATCTTGGAAATTTTTTCGCCTGGCAGACTTGCCATCATGGTCACTGTGTCGAAATTAAAGCCTAAATAGGTCAGGGATGTTGTAGGGGAGACATGTGACTTCCCGAAATTAATGACAAATCCCAATGATGCCAGCAAATCAATGACACAGTTCGTGTTAGCGATGCTCTCCTCCTTAGAGCGGGCAAATATCAAAATGTCGTCCAAATAAATCATTATTCTTGTGCCTCTACTTCTCAGAGAGGCAATAACAGGTTTCATTACTTTAGTAAATACCCTTGGTGCTGAACTTAGTCCAAAGGGCAAGCaggtaaaacaataaaaacgaccATTCCACGTGAAACATAGATATTTCTGATAATCTTCATGAATAGGAATGGAAAAATAGGCATCTTTGAGATCAAGCGACGTTAAGTAGTCGGATTGCATGAGGATTTCTttaacatttcgaaatgttTCCATCTTGAAATGTTCATACTTAACGAACGAGTTCagatttttcaaattaatgatGGGTCTGAGATCCCCGGTTTTCTTTGGAACTGTAAATATAGTGGACAGAAATAAAGCTTCCCCTCGGGGAATTTCTGAAATTGCTCCTTTCTGGAGCAGCGAAAGAACTTCCAGATTGATTGCCGCTTTTTCGTCCTCTGACAGTGGTAATTGGGGAGGAAAAAAGCTCTGTTGAGGGTAATCGTCAAATACGATTTTGTAACCACAAATAGTGTCAAAAATCCAGGGATCAGCAGTAATGAGAGACCACGCCTCTTTGAAAAATCTGAGTCGTCCCGCATGATGTGAAAGGGGACTTACTAGTTTTTTGCAGATTCCTGATGGTACTGCGCAGTGGATGGCGCCCGAAACTTCGGGGGAGGGGCTCGGGGTGTGGGTGCAGTCGCCGTCGGGCGAGATGTACGACGGCTAAATCCATGCCGGTCCGCTGAGCGGTCCCAGGGTCGATCTCGTTGTTGGAAATTATGGCGGTATGGCTCCATCCGTCTGCCACCGAACGACCGACGACGCGGCCGGTCGGAGGAATTGACTTTTTGGCCAACGAGGTAGGACTCGCCAACATTCTTTAGGGTTGTTTGCAGGTCTTTCCCAAATAGCGTTTCCCCCACGGGGATTGATCTACTGCATATGCCCCTGTATTTCTGATTGAAAGCCGGCTTGAGCTCCTCTCGGCGTCTCATGCTCATCTCATACGAGGCGTTACCGCACAGAGTAACCCCGTCGACCGCCAGTCGAGCGACGAGCGCCGAATTAATTGGCCGCTGTTCTCTAGCCGCTGTCTGCAATTCCCGAATGATTTCAGCATAAGGGAGCATCCCCTGAACCATCATCTTCTGCAGTTTCTGTGCTCTGCTGTCGGCTGAGCGGTTTTTCGGGGGAATCGTGGCCCAAAGTTGCTCTTCGACTCTCGGTGCACACACCGAGCGTGCATTCGAGGGCGTCATGTACTGTTTGGAGATTTTTTCCACGCTCTCCTTACGTGGGGGCAAGGTGACCGCCTTGGTCAGCCTGGTGGCCAATCCTTCTGAGACTGCGGGGCCGAATTC comes from Diadema setosum chromosome 17, eeDiaSeto1, whole genome shotgun sequence and encodes:
- the LOC140240346 gene encoding uncharacterized protein; this encodes MGIFTSLCFSSILSTSQGPSQSPQGQLPENSLDRPSVEGTTVVPAHPSAPGSPTPPPTTGLPNSPSHSNARAEVARLDYLSERWRTAGISEQASELIAHSWRNNTNKQYDSAWKQWISWCRKQSLDPFSSSIANIVNFLSDQHVLGKNYRTINSYRSALSSVLPSIDGFPVGKHPLVSRVLKGIFNKEPPKPRYNTTWEVSQVLDYLCSLDNNARLNLLLLSEKLIALAALVSAQRVQTLSFLDITYMSISDNSAVFQVVELLKTTTTKKGIVNQSVELSSFPTNEKLCVLSVLKEYLSRTEPLRQVHGVTKLFISTRKPHKEVTTSTLSRWLKSTLNKAGIDTSVFSAHSYRSASSTAAFNQGVTIEEIMSKASWSNAKTFRDYYFKPVQEAKFASTVLSSSS